The region CTGGATGGTCTCGTTGGCGATGAGAACGAACGCGTCGGAGCAGCGGGCCTTGGCCAGGCTTGCCAGCCGCGCAATGTCGTCGCGGCCGTCGTCGATGGCCTGATGCGCCGCCGTTACCGCCGAGCGTGCCAGCTCGGTCTCGATGTACATCAGCGCCGCCCGGTGCTTAAGCGCCTGAAACGAACCGATCGGGACCCCGAACTGCTTGCGCGTACGCAGGTAGTCGAGGGTCATTTCGAGGGCGGCGAGCATACCGCCGAGCATCTCGGCGGCGAGGCCGATCGTGGCGCGATCGAGGATGGTCTGCAGAATGGTGCCGGCATCCGCGGGGGAGCCGAGCAGGGCGTCGGCGGGGACGCTGACATCGGCGAGGTGCAGGATGGCGCTGTTGCGGCTGTCGATGCGGTACTGGCTTTCGAGTTCGACTCCGGGCGCGTGGGTGTCGACGACGAACAGCGCGAGGCCGTCGGGATCCGCGGGTTCTCCGGCTATGCGGGCGGATACGACGATGCGATCGGCGCCGCAGCCATCGATCACCGGAGCCTTGCGGCCGCGCAGTGTCCAGCCGCCGGCAGTGCCGGTGGCGCGGGTTTCGACGTAACGCGGGTTGTAACGCGGGCCGGTTTCCTGGTGGGCAAACGCCAGCAGGAGGTCGCCGGCGATCATGGGTGACAGGAGGGCTTCACGTTGAGCCGGCGAGCCGGCCAATAGGATCGCGGAGCCGGCGAGCAGCACGTTGGAAAGCAGCGGCTCGGGTGCGAGGCCGCGGCCGAGCTCTTCGAGGACGACCATGATGTGGGTATGGCCGAGCGCGGCGCCGCCGTATTCGGCCGGAAAGACGATGCCCGGCCAGCCCAGCTCCGCCATTTGTTTCCACAACTCGCGGGAATACCCGAGCGGGTCGCGGGTGTCGCGCAGCGTGCGCAGCCGACGCAACGAGGCGTTCTTGGTGACGAACTCGCGCGCGGTCTTCTGCAGCAGGGAGTGTTCTTCGGTGAGAGCGAGGTCCATGGCCGTCTCTTTCGCCAGTCAGTCGGGCAAACCCAGGACCCGTTTGGCGATGATGTTGAGCTGGATTTCGGAGGTCCCGCCCTCGATGGAGTTGGCGCGCGAGCGCAGCCAGTCGCGCGTCGCCGAGAGTTCGGCCGCGTCGAAGCCGGCTCCTTCCCAGCCGAGCCCTTGCTGCCCGGCCAGA is a window of Candidatus Binatia bacterium DNA encoding:
- a CDS encoding acyl-CoA dehydrogenase family protein — its product is MDLALTEEHSLLQKTAREFVTKNASLRRLRTLRDTRDPLGYSRELWKQMAELGWPGIVFPAEYGGAALGHTHIMVVLEELGRGLAPEPLLSNVLLAGSAILLAGSPAQREALLSPMIAGDLLLAFAHQETGPRYNPRYVETRATGTAGGWTLRGRKAPVIDGCGADRIVVSARIAGEPADPDGLALFVVDTHAPGVELESQYRIDSRNSAILHLADVSVPADALLGSPADAGTILQTILDRATIGLAAEMLGGMLAALEMTLDYLRTRKQFGVPIGSFQALKHRAALMYIETELARSAVTAAHQAIDDGRDDIARLASLAKARCSDAFVLIANETIQMHGGIGMTDEHDAGFFLKRARVTALTLGDAPFHRDRFAARAGY